In a single window of the Elaeis guineensis isolate ETL-2024a chromosome 4, EG11, whole genome shotgun sequence genome:
- the LOC140856997 gene encoding F-box protein At5g49610-like encodes MVEAATLDDHLLHEILSRLPAKALGRFMLTSKKWKTLISDPYLKTIQAQRSTQNVLGILSATTYSVGRRLTYFPLEHNAGEVPDTSLGLPGPQAETISLKCACNGLLLIQVFPPIRDLLCNPTTKYSRQIPDLEICYNDTKFGLAFDPTISTANFKVVATERVRQEARGGCYKFYVYSSETNTWRLSNTTISCTRKHLLRSAGSVFFNGALHWLREREDILAFNVEQEVAYSLALPDELRPISIACYISIWLGVVDGHMSVVKFKRGDILVWVLEDYGSRRWELKHCIETQGSGHYLNSVPIFYDGEKCVLVTWGSSKEEYGLAVYRINSGQWDEIRSLTCSGFDRCFVPYISHMLG; translated from the coding sequence ATGGTTGAGGCGGCGACGTTGGATGACCATCTTCTACATGAAATTCTTTCACGCTTGCCTGCAAAAGCTCTGGGTCGATTCATGTTGACCAGCAAAAAGTGGAAGACCCTGATTTCAGACCCTTATCTCAAGACTATCCAAGCTCAGAGGTCAACACAAAATGTTCTCGGCATCCTCAGCGCAACCACATATTCAGTGGGAAGAAGGCTCACCTATTTCCCTCTTGAGCATAATGCAGGCGAAGTCCCTGACACAAGTCTTGGACTCCCTGGTCCACAAGCAGAAACAATCTCACTCAAATGTGCTTGCAACGGGCTTCTATTGATCCAAGTCTTTCCTCCCATTCGAGACCTTTTGTGCAACCCCACCACAAAATATTCAAGGCAGATTCCTGACCTGGAAATATGCTACAATGACACCAAGTTTGGACTTGCCTTTGATCCAACCATATCCACTGCCAATTTCAAGGTGGTTGCTACTGAGAGGGTGCGTCAGGAAGCTCGTGGTGGATGCTATAAATTCTATGTGTACTCTTCTGAGACTAATACATGGAGATTATCAAATACAACCATATCTTGCACTAGGAAGCACCTCCTCAGGTCGGCAGGCTCTGTTTTCTTCAATGGTGCACTGCATTGGTTGAGGGAAAGGGAagacattcttgcattcaacgtGGAGCAAGAAGTGGCCTACAGTTTGGCATTGCCGGATGAGCTGAGGCCTATATCAATTGCATGCTACATAAGCATCTGGCTTGGAGTTGTCGATGGTCACATGAGTGTAGTGAAGTTTAAAAGGGGAGACATACTCGTTTGGGTGCTCGAAGACTATGGAAGCAGGAGATGGGAGCTCAAGCACTGTATAGAAACACAAGGGAGTGGACACTACTTGAATAGTGTGCCGATCTTCTATGATGGTGAGAAATGTGTTCTCGTGACATGGGGAAGCAGCAAAGAGGAGTATGGGCTGGCTGTCTACAGGATAAATAGCGGGCAATGGGATGAGATAAGAAGCTTGACATGCTCGGGTTTTGATCGTTGCTTTGTTCCATACatcagccacatgctgggatag